In one Desulfonatronum sp. SC1 genomic region, the following are encoded:
- a CDS encoding PTS sugar transporter subunit IIA codes for MIGVVLVTHTEYGAYLLKAAELILGPQQDCYFVSVDVTKEVEKSLSEIRKSVKSADHGPGVVILTDMFGGTPTNLSLSLLNKNEHQLEVITGVNLPMLLRVLGSRKLSLAELAKEAKAAGSQGIVVAGDLLRSKVAKE; via the coding sequence GTGATTGGAGTCGTGTTGGTCACGCATACGGAGTACGGAGCTTACCTGCTCAAGGCCGCGGAGCTGATTCTCGGGCCCCAGCAGGATTGCTATTTCGTGAGCGTGGACGTAACCAAGGAAGTGGAGAAGTCCCTTTCGGAGATCAGAAAAAGCGTCAAAAGCGCGGATCACGGCCCGGGAGTGGTCATTCTGACGGATATGTTCGGCGGGACGCCGACGAATTTGAGTCTGTCGCTGCTGAACAAAAATGAGCATCAGTTGGAAGTGATCACCGGAGTGAATCTGCCAATGTTGCTGCGCGTCCTCGGTTCGCGCAAGTTGTCCTTGGCCGAACTGGCCAAAGAGGCCAAGGCGGCCGGATCCCAGGGGATCGTCGTCGCGGGGGACCTGTTGCGCAGCAAGGTGGCCAAGGAGTAG
- the rpoN gene encoding RNA polymerase factor sigma-54, whose product MALELRQQLKLTQQLVMTPQLQQAIKLLQLSRLELVESIQQELLENPVLEIVPESIDETVEAPKKDPAESRFQSVNVEEPRQLHDSEWQDYLGEFSSISRQIQGRDWEIPEEGMSFEARLAGKSTLIGHLSWQLRLSALSERELAVSEVILGNLDAVGYLCESIEDIAAMAGCEAEEAERILRIMQRLDPVGVCARNLRECLLVQMDELGLDDPILVSLVKDHLEELEKRRYKPLAKKFKLSMEEIKHYLDCIQRLDPMPGKSFGSEDPQFTSPDVYILQHGGDFIVVLNEDEIPGLMINEAYAKELSVHDKGVKDYIQEKVRSAHWLMKSLYQRQRTLHKVAESIVRFQIEFFRHGVTHLKPMILKDVALDINMHESTVSRITTSKYMSTPHGTYELKFFFNSALGMDDGSEAGSESVKAEIKKLISEEDPKRPLSDELISQLLKKSLGVNIARRTVAKYRMALNIESSSKRKAIF is encoded by the coding sequence ATGGCTCTTGAACTGCGCCAGCAACTGAAGTTGACGCAGCAGTTGGTGATGACCCCCCAACTGCAACAAGCCATTAAGCTGCTTCAGCTTTCCAGGCTGGAGTTGGTGGAAAGCATCCAGCAAGAATTGTTGGAAAACCCTGTGTTGGAAATCGTGCCGGAAAGCATTGACGAGACGGTGGAAGCCCCGAAAAAGGATCCCGCGGAGAGCCGGTTCCAGTCCGTCAACGTCGAGGAGCCCCGGCAACTTCACGATTCTGAGTGGCAGGACTACCTGGGAGAATTTTCCAGCATCAGTCGACAGATCCAGGGCCGGGACTGGGAAATCCCGGAAGAGGGAATGAGTTTCGAGGCCCGGCTGGCCGGCAAGTCCACGCTGATTGGCCATCTTTCCTGGCAGTTGCGGCTTTCCGCCCTGTCGGAACGGGAACTGGCCGTCAGCGAGGTGATCCTTGGCAACCTGGATGCCGTGGGGTATCTTTGCGAGTCCATTGAGGACATCGCCGCCATGGCTGGGTGCGAGGCGGAGGAGGCGGAGCGGATCCTGCGGATCATGCAGCGCCTGGACCCCGTGGGGGTCTGCGCAAGAAATCTGCGGGAGTGCCTGCTGGTCCAGATGGACGAACTGGGGCTGGACGACCCGATTCTGGTCTCCCTGGTCAAGGACCATCTTGAGGAGCTGGAAAAGCGGCGCTACAAGCCGTTAGCCAAAAAGTTCAAGCTTTCCATGGAGGAAATCAAGCATTACCTGGACTGCATTCAGCGCCTGGACCCCATGCCCGGCAAAAGCTTCGGCTCCGAGGACCCTCAGTTCACCAGCCCGGACGTTTACATCCTCCAGCACGGCGGCGATTTCATCGTGGTTCTGAACGAGGACGAGATACCGGGCTTGATGATCAACGAGGCCTACGCCAAGGAGCTGTCTGTTCACGACAAGGGGGTCAAGGACTATATTCAGGAAAAGGTCCGATCCGCCCACTGGTTGATGAAAAGCCTGTACCAGCGCCAGCGGACCCTGCATAAGGTCGCCGAAAGCATTGTTCGGTTCCAGATCGAATTTTTCCGTCACGGGGTGACGCATCTGAAGCCGATGATTCTCAAGGACGTGGCCCTGGATATCAACATGCACGAGTCCACGGTCAGCCGGATAACGACAAGCAAATACATGAGCACGCCCCACGGAACGTATGAACTGAAATTTTTCTTCAACAGCGCCTTGGGTATGGACGACGGCTCGGAAGCCGGATCGGAAAGCGTCAAGGCGGAGATCAAGAAGCTGATTTCTGAAGAGGACCCCAAGCGTCCACTCAGCGACGAACTGATCTCGCAACTTTTGAAGAAGTCCCTGGGCGTCAACATCGCTCGCCGGACCGTAGCCAAGTATCGCATGGCGCTGAACATCGAGTCGTCTTCCAAGCGCAAGGCCATTTTTTAA
- a CDS encoding PTS sugar transporter subunit IIA gives MVLRDFLSKDLLLPELQAKNKTEVLAELVAVLAQKEPSLDAEAAFRVLKDRESLGSTGIGEGLAIPHGKLEGLERIVLVVGRSSEGVDFDALDHKPCHIFFMVLAPEQVAGMHLRILASITRLLKDEAFRHAFLTAQDKELFWDALNSA, from the coding sequence ATGGTCCTCAGGGATTTCTTGAGCAAGGACTTGCTGCTCCCCGAGTTGCAAGCCAAGAACAAGACGGAAGTGCTGGCGGAATTGGTCGCCGTCCTGGCCCAAAAGGAGCCGAGCCTGGACGCCGAGGCGGCTTTTAGGGTGCTGAAGGACCGGGAAAGCCTCGGGAGCACGGGCATCGGCGAGGGATTGGCCATTCCCCACGGCAAGCTGGAGGGGCTGGAGCGGATCGTGTTGGTGGTCGGGCGCAGTTCCGAGGGCGTGGATTTCGACGCCCTGGACCACAAGCCGTGCCATATTTTTTTCATGGTTCTGGCCCCGGAACAAGTCGCCGGGATGCACCTGCGCATCCTGGCGTCCATTACCCGGCTGCTCAAGGACGAGGCCTTTCGGCACGCCTTTCTTACGGCCCAGGACAAGGAGCTTTTCTGGGACGCCCTCAATTCGGCGTGA
- a CDS encoding LptA/OstA family protein, with translation MSLQRLFWLAFSVLLALFLVPGWSCAAEDDEAIPTRITAERLRYSHRDHQIEFIGDVRVDRPNFQLRSERLVVLLRTLPREARPEGLSPEQDMEAQVDIEKMIALGQVFLKHEDRVGHGDMATYWVDQGVLRLEGNARVEEGGTRLEGNVITLNVEEREVDVQGRTDRRVEGMFLLPREQGAR, from the coding sequence TTGTCACTGCAGCGGCTCTTTTGGCTCGCTTTTTCGGTCTTGCTAGCGCTGTTCCTCGTACCCGGCTGGAGCTGCGCCGCAGAGGATGACGAGGCCATTCCTACGCGGATAACAGCGGAGCGGCTACGTTACTCCCATCGCGACCACCAGATCGAGTTCATCGGAGATGTTCGGGTGGACAGGCCGAATTTTCAGCTGCGTTCGGAACGGCTGGTGGTTCTCCTGCGAACCCTGCCTCGGGAGGCTCGCCCCGAGGGCTTGTCGCCGGAGCAGGACATGGAGGCTCAAGTGGACATAGAAAAAATGATCGCCCTGGGCCAGGTCTTCTTGAAGCACGAGGATCGCGTCGGTCACGGCGATATGGCCACCTACTGGGTGGACCAGGGCGTCTTGCGCCTGGAGGGCAACGCACGGGTGGAAGAAGGCGGGACCCGATTGGAAGGCAACGTGATCACGCTCAATGTTGAAGAAAGAGAGGTGGATGTGCAGGGACGCACCGATCGGCGAGTGGAAGGAATGTTTCTTTTGCCTCGGGAACAGGGGGCGCGGTGA
- the rapZ gene encoding RNase adapter RapZ codes for MSVDHPRKPSELSLVMIAGQSGAGKSTVLNVFEDLGYYCVDGLPAGLAGQLLTLSDEMKLDQYAGVALGLDVRQPDFALQWEQFVERMDQAGMSPKLVFLEARDAVLIRRYATTRRPHPLEAQGMGLDQAICRERIMLEGLRKHADLVVDTSDFSIHELRRVFQEKWPLDQNLGEGMRIHLISFGFKYGVPLEADLVFDLRFLPNPYFVPELRPLSGLDESIVRYVLNDDPGRDFIGRFEDFLRYLLPLYAVEGRYRLTMALGCTGGRHRSVAVSQAVLTSLTTAGFSVTIEHRHLNLG; via the coding sequence ATGAGCGTGGATCATCCGCGAAAACCGAGCGAACTCTCTCTGGTCATGATCGCCGGACAGTCCGGGGCCGGAAAAAGCACGGTTTTGAACGTCTTCGAAGATTTGGGGTATTATTGCGTGGACGGCCTGCCGGCCGGACTGGCCGGACAGTTGCTGACTCTGTCCGATGAGATGAAGCTGGATCAGTACGCCGGGGTGGCCTTGGGGCTGGATGTGCGGCAACCGGACTTCGCCCTGCAATGGGAGCAGTTCGTGGAGCGGATGGATCAGGCCGGGATGAGCCCGAAGCTGGTCTTTCTGGAAGCTCGAGACGCCGTGCTGATCCGGCGCTACGCCACCACCCGCCGCCCTCATCCTCTGGAAGCCCAGGGCATGGGTTTGGACCAAGCTATCTGCCGGGAACGAATCATGCTGGAGGGGCTGCGCAAGCATGCCGACTTGGTGGTGGACACGTCGGACTTTTCCATCCATGAACTGCGGCGGGTGTTTCAGGAGAAATGGCCTCTGGATCAGAATCTTGGCGAAGGAATGCGCATTCATTTGATTTCCTTCGGCTTCAAGTATGGCGTTCCTCTGGAGGCGGATCTGGTCTTTGATCTACGGTTTCTGCCCAATCCCTACTTCGTTCCGGAACTGCGTCCCTTGTCCGGCCTGGACGAGTCCATTGTCCGTTACGTGCTGAACGACGATCCGGGAAGGGACTTCATCGGGCGATTCGAGGATTTTTTGCGGTACCTGCTGCCGTTGTACGCGGTGGAAGGCCGATATCGGTTGACCATGGCCCTGGGATGTACCGGAGGGCGGCATCGTTCGGTGGCCGTGTCCCAGGCCGTATTGACCTCGCTGACGACCGCCGGTTTTTCCGTTACCATTGAACATCGTCACCTGAATCTGGGATGA
- the lptB gene encoding LPS export ABC transporter ATP-binding protein yields MKALLSGKNLRKSFGQKEVVRDISIRVEQGEIVGLLGPNGAGKTTTFYMLVGVIKPTNGVVDLDGRRITTWPLHERARLGLSYLPQESSVFKKLTVMQNLQIILEYTDFTPAMQRKKAEALLEELGIAKLADQKAMFLSGGERRRLEIARALIRNPKFMLLDEPFAGIDPLAVDDIQEIVMSLKERGIGVLISDHNVHETLKICDRASIVFEGRAIFEGSPEAIVADPIARKVYLGEDFCL; encoded by the coding sequence GTGAAGGCCCTTCTCTCCGGCAAGAATCTGCGCAAAAGCTTCGGCCAGAAAGAGGTGGTCCGGGATATTTCCATCCGGGTCGAGCAGGGAGAGATCGTCGGCCTTTTAGGCCCCAACGGAGCCGGGAAGACCACCACGTTCTACATGCTGGTCGGGGTGATAAAGCCCACCAACGGGGTGGTGGACCTGGACGGAAGGCGGATCACCACCTGGCCGCTGCATGAACGAGCCCGGTTGGGGTTGAGCTACCTGCCCCAGGAAAGTTCAGTCTTCAAAAAGCTGACCGTGATGCAGAATCTGCAAATCATTCTGGAGTACACGGACTTCACCCCGGCCATGCAGCGCAAAAAGGCCGAGGCCCTGTTGGAGGAACTGGGCATCGCCAAGCTGGCCGACCAGAAGGCCATGTTTCTCTCCGGCGGGGAGCGCCGCCGCCTGGAAATCGCCCGAGCCCTGATCCGCAATCCAAAATTTATGTTGCTGGACGAACCCTTCGCGGGCATCGACCCCTTGGCCGTGGACGACATCCAGGAGATCGTCATGTCCCTCAAGGAGCGGGGGATCGGGGTGTTGATTTCGGATCACAACGTCCATGAAACGCTGAAGATTTGCGACAGGGCGTCCATCGTCTTCGAAGGACGGGCCATTTTTGAAGGGTCGCCGGAGGCCATCGTGGCCGACCCCATCGCTCGGAAGGTCTATCTCGGTGAGGACTTTTGCTTATGA
- a CDS encoding phosphoribosyltransferase family protein — MIHLFFCPQMTEMALRIHTAHPDRITLGRIDWSYFRDGFPNLRIENAPGLRNRDVAFLSTLTTPGEMFAQLAVLFELPRYAVRSFKLILPYFPTGTMERVEEEGQIATAATLARLLSDIPLTMSGPTQIVIYDIHALQERFYFSDSVIPRLETAVHLLKDQVRAEPDLSIAFPDEGAWKRFGRLFPEFPQIVCLKARRGDRRGVLIKEGDPVDRHVLIVDDLIMSGGTLIECKNLLLEKGAARVSAFATHGVFPNSCWCHLENEDFQTVWITDSCPEQAEAVHSRPPFQVISLAPDIARIVLEPL; from the coding sequence ATGATCCATCTTTTCTTCTGTCCGCAAATGACCGAAATGGCCCTGCGCATCCACACGGCCCACCCCGACCGAATCACCCTGGGCCGGATCGACTGGTCCTATTTCCGGGACGGCTTTCCCAACCTGCGCATCGAGAACGCACCGGGATTGCGCAACCGCGACGTGGCTTTCCTGAGTACCCTGACCACGCCCGGCGAGATGTTCGCTCAATTGGCCGTGCTCTTTGAACTGCCCCGCTACGCGGTGCGCTCCTTCAAGTTGATCCTGCCCTATTTTCCTACAGGAACCATGGAGCGGGTGGAGGAAGAAGGCCAGATCGCCACGGCGGCCACCCTGGCCCGGCTGCTCTCGGACATCCCCCTGACCATGTCCGGCCCGACCCAGATCGTGATCTACGACATCCACGCCCTGCAGGAACGATTCTACTTTTCCGACAGCGTGATCCCCCGGCTGGAAACTGCGGTCCACCTCCTCAAGGATCAGGTTCGCGCCGAGCCAGACCTGTCCATCGCCTTTCCGGACGAGGGCGCCTGGAAACGGTTCGGGCGACTGTTTCCAGAATTTCCGCAAATCGTCTGCCTCAAAGCCCGCCGGGGCGACCGGCGCGGGGTCTTAATCAAGGAAGGCGACCCGGTGGACCGGCACGTGCTCATCGTGGACGACCTGATCATGTCCGGCGGAACTCTGATCGAATGCAAAAATCTGTTGTTGGAAAAAGGGGCGGCCCGAGTCAGCGCCTTCGCCACCCACGGCGTTTTTCCGAACAGCTGTTGGTGCCACCTGGAAAATGAGGATTTCCAAACGGTCTGGATAACGGATTCCTGCCCGGAACAAGCCGAGGCCGTCCACAGCAGGCCGCCTTTTCAGGTCATTTCCCTGGCTCCTGATATTGCCAGAATCGTCCTTGAACCGTTATGA
- a CDS encoding pseudouridine synthase, which produces MTPPLTRTYALWMNDSGMRDSAANTMQAGHALRLNKALAQAGLCSRRAADDLILAGAVTVNGTVADSPGIRVDPTVDHVRVHGRDIRLGPVQPSDHLYLVLHKPLGVVTTAHDPQGRKTVLDLLAPDIRGRRPFPVGRLDLLSEGLLLLTTNGELALRMTHPRWEHPKVYHVRVRGRVTPEKLATMLGGMRLAEGDQLAPVRARIIEDRSPRTPDNAVTLEMTLRQGVNRQVRRMCRDLRLHIIRLRRVSQGPIRLGDLPPGASRPLTDREVKALSASLDLLLDPALDHHREPS; this is translated from the coding sequence TTGACCCCCCCGCTCACCAGGACCTATGCTCTCTGGATGAATGATTCTGGAATGCGGGATTCAGCGGCAAACACTATGCAGGCTGGCCATGCCCTCCGGCTGAACAAGGCCCTGGCCCAGGCAGGGCTCTGTTCCCGCCGGGCCGCGGACGACCTGATTCTGGCCGGGGCGGTCACGGTCAACGGAACCGTGGCCGACTCGCCGGGAATCCGCGTCGATCCAACCGTGGACCATGTCCGGGTCCACGGACGTGATATCCGCCTTGGTCCAGTCCAGCCGTCCGACCACCTCTATCTGGTCCTGCACAAGCCTTTGGGCGTCGTCACCACGGCCCATGATCCCCAAGGCCGCAAAACCGTCCTCGACCTGCTTGCGCCGGACATCCGCGGTCGCCGCCCTTTTCCCGTGGGCCGGCTGGATCTGCTTTCCGAGGGCCTGCTGCTACTGACCACGAACGGCGAACTGGCCCTGCGCATGACGCATCCCCGCTGGGAACACCCCAAGGTCTACCATGTCCGCGTTCGTGGCCGGGTCACCCCGGAAAAACTGGCGACCATGCTCGGCGGGATGCGTCTGGCCGAAGGAGACCAACTCGCGCCGGTTCGGGCGCGAATCATTGAGGACCGCTCACCCCGAACACCGGATAACGCCGTGACCCTGGAAATGACCCTCCGCCAAGGCGTCAATCGCCAGGTCCGCCGGATGTGCCGCGACCTGCGGCTGCACATCATCCGCCTGCGACGCGTCTCCCAAGGACCGATCCGCCTGGGCGACCTCCCTCCCGGTGCGAGCCGGCCGTTGACAGACCGAGAAGTTAAGGCCCTGAGCGCTTCCCTTGACCTCCTTCTTGACCCTGCCCTTGACCACCATCGGGAGCCATCATGA
- the raiA gene encoding ribosome-associated translation inhibitor RaiA: MEITFTFKNFEPSNHLKGYARERFNKINRYLRPEDQGELAVNLSVEKYRHMAEVVLTGKDMHFSATTESEDMYSTIDLVLDKLEAQVRKIKEKNKDHRRGQKNQPARVDVITFTQDETGKRAQTITETDNFEPKPMSVDEAAMQLEALGNEFLVFFNADIERVNVIYRRKSGDFGLIDPGI; encoded by the coding sequence ATGGAAATAACTTTTACATTCAAGAATTTCGAGCCGTCCAATCACCTCAAGGGCTACGCCCGCGAGCGCTTCAATAAGATCAACCGCTACCTGCGTCCTGAAGATCAGGGCGAGCTGGCCGTCAACCTTTCCGTGGAAAAGTATCGCCATATGGCCGAGGTGGTCCTCACGGGCAAGGACATGCATTTCTCCGCCACCACCGAAAGCGAGGACATGTACTCCACCATCGACCTGGTCCTGGACAAGCTCGAGGCTCAGGTGCGCAAGATCAAGGAGAAGAACAAGGACCATCGTCGCGGCCAGAAGAACCAGCCCGCCCGGGTGGACGTGATCACCTTCACTCAGGATGAGACCGGCAAGAGGGCACAGACCATCACGGAAACCGACAACTTCGAGCCCAAGCCTATGTCCGTGGATGAAGCGGCCATGCAGCTGGAAGCCCTGGGCAACGAGTTTCTGGTTTTCTTTAACGCGGACATCGAGCGCGTCAACGTCATCTACCGTCGTAAAAGCGGCGACTTCGGTCTGATCGACCCGGGAATCTAA